The following proteins are co-located in the Mycolicibacterium goodii genome:
- a CDS encoding TIGR03564 family F420-dependent LLM class oxidoreductase has product MQISILASLNESTGSSPGRSPVDATVRHLAQLRDEGFGRVWMSQMPSEPDLLTVLAVVFGEVDGIEIGTGVLPIQNQHPMLMAQRALTLSLISGGRFILGLGMTHQAITEGMWGIPWDRPIRRMREYLDGLQPLLAGQPVDAPGETVTTRGALQIPGASAPDVYLAALGPQLLKLAGRRTAGTVTWMTGPATLAGHISPVLREAAGTRPVQVVAALPVAVTDDVDGARTQAARQFAMYGQLPSYRAMLDREGYAGPEDAAIIGSESVVAERIRSLGAIGVDEYVAVVFDASPENRARTRALLRSL; this is encoded by the coding sequence ATGCAGATCAGCATCCTGGCTTCCCTGAACGAGTCCACCGGCAGTTCACCGGGCCGATCACCGGTTGACGCCACCGTGCGCCATCTCGCCCAGTTGCGCGACGAGGGTTTCGGCCGCGTCTGGATGAGCCAGATGCCCTCCGAGCCCGACCTGCTGACCGTGCTGGCCGTCGTGTTCGGTGAGGTCGACGGCATCGAGATCGGCACCGGCGTGCTCCCGATCCAGAACCAGCATCCGATGCTGATGGCGCAGCGGGCGCTGACGTTGAGCCTGATCAGCGGCGGGCGGTTCATCCTCGGGCTCGGCATGACGCACCAGGCCATCACGGAGGGCATGTGGGGCATTCCGTGGGACCGGCCGATCCGGCGGATGCGGGAGTATCTCGACGGTCTGCAGCCCCTGCTGGCCGGGCAACCGGTCGATGCGCCGGGGGAGACCGTCACGACGCGCGGCGCCCTGCAGATCCCGGGTGCCTCCGCGCCGGACGTCTACCTGGCTGCCCTCGGGCCGCAACTGCTGAAGCTGGCAGGACGACGCACCGCGGGCACGGTCACCTGGATGACCGGCCCGGCCACCCTCGCCGGACACATCTCGCCGGTGCTTCGCGAGGCGGCGGGCACCCGGCCGGTACAAGTGGTGGCCGCGCTGCCGGTGGCCGTGACCGACGACGTCGACGGCGCGCGGACGCAGGCCGCGCGACAGTTCGCCATGTACGGGCAGTTGCCGTCATACCGCGCCATGCTGGATCGCGAGGGCTACGCCGGGCCCGAGGACGCCGCGATCATCGGCTCGGAAAGCGTTGTCGCCGAACGTATCAGGTCCCTCGGCGCGATCGGTGTCGATGAGTACGTCGCCGTGGTCTTCGACGCGTCGCCGGAGAACCGCGCCCGCACCCGCGCGCTGTTGCGGTCGCTGTGA